In Porites lutea chromosome 7, jaPorLute2.1, whole genome shotgun sequence, a single window of DNA contains:
- the LOC140942475 gene encoding gamma-glutamyl hydrolase-like — MSFAKCMVIFKQPFSYEEKTDRPIIGVLTQETDGHVTKFGTQYVAASYVKFIESAGGRMVPILVNSTSEQIEKMFNSINGVIFPGGHRLTNTNYTRVGKQIFDLALKAFDNGDVFPIWAECLGFELVSMLAAKRDLSSGIVDRKFFTKVDAQNISLPLHIPKDYKNTALWEHAPSNIVDYLGRNSVTYHNHRFAITPQTYRKTKHLQDFFKVVSTSKDRKGVEFISNMEGKRYPIYLFHWHPSKAQYELRTDLDIKHSFRLILAAQYLADFFIRQARRSSHQFSSEKEERAALIYNYKMAYVEKLLPVSQAYFF, encoded by the exons ATGTCATTTGCAAAATGTATGGTCATCTTCAAGCAGCCATTTAGCTACGAGGAAAAAACAGATCGACCAATCATAG GTGTTTTGACTCAAGAAACAGATGGGCACGTGACAAAATTTGGAACTCAGTACGTTGCGGCTTCTTACGTGAAATTCATTGAGTCTGCTGGAGGTCGGATGGTTCCGATCCT CGTTAACTCAACTTCAGAGCAGATTGAGAAAATGTTCAATTCCATAAATGG GGTAATTTTTCCGGGTGGTCATAGGCTAACAAACACAAATTATACAAGAGTTGGAAAACAAATATTCGATCTGGCCCTAAAG GCTTTTGATAACGGTGATGTGTTTCCAATATGGGCAGAATGTCTTGGCTTTGAGCTGGTCTCAATGTTGGCAGCAAAACGAGATTTGAGCTCTGGGATTGTTGACCGCAAGTTTTTTACCAAAGTTGATGCCCAGAACATTAGCCTTCCTCTTCATATTCCTAaag ATTACAAAAACACTGCTTTGTGGGAGCATGCTCCGTCCAACATCGTGGATTACTTGGGCAGAAACTCGGTGACGTACCATAACCACAGATTCGCTATCACACCTCAG ACTTACCGCAAAACGAAACATTTACAGGACTTTTTCAAAGTAGTTTCCACAAGTAAAGATAGAAAGGGAGTAGAGTTCATTTCAAACATGGAAG GTAAGAGGTACCCAATCTACCTCTTTCATTGGCACCCTTCGAAAGCGCAGTATGAATTGCGTACAGATCTGGACATCAAACATTCATTTAGACTTATCCTTGCGGCACAATACCTGGCGGATTTCTTTATCAGACaag CAAGGCGCAGTAGTCACCAGTTTTCCAGTGAGAAGGAGGAGAGAGCTGCATTGATTTACAACTACAAAATGGCTTATGTTGAAAAATTGTTGCCCGTTAGTCAAGCTtactttttttga